A region of Paraburkholderia largidicola DNA encodes the following proteins:
- the bamB gene encoding outer membrane protein assembly factor BamB: MNLLKRYAVPVACAMTVLALTACSSSKDERRVPTPLTEFKPVLDVQQVWTASVGKAGRYMFSPVTVGDAVYAAGANGSVAKIDAKTGKDLWRTKVDGDLSAGVGTDGTLTAVGGLKGEVFVLDQSGKLSWKGVAPGEILSPPLVGNGLVVVRTVDGQITAFNAQTGEQKWNYRNRAVPLNLRVSAGMTFAGDQAVLAGFPGGQFAAINLQTGDAYWTTPVSYPKGVTEVERINDVTGPPTLVGAETCAVTFQGQLGCFDANSGRALWEKAFSSTSGLAQDDRTVVAGDDWAIVSAFDANTGKQLWRNDQLKSRDVSVPMLLGHAAVVGDYQGYVHFLSRDDGTFVARAKTDGSAITAAPVLAGDTLIVQTHDGDLYGFRPR, encoded by the coding sequence ATGAATCTGCTGAAACGTTACGCTGTGCCCGTTGCCTGTGCGATGACCGTGCTTGCTCTGACGGCCTGCTCATCGTCGAAAGACGAGCGCCGCGTGCCCACGCCGCTCACCGAGTTCAAACCCGTGCTCGACGTGCAGCAGGTGTGGACGGCCAGCGTCGGCAAGGCCGGACGCTACATGTTCTCGCCCGTCACCGTCGGCGACGCTGTGTATGCGGCGGGCGCGAACGGCTCGGTCGCGAAGATCGATGCCAAAACGGGCAAGGATCTGTGGCGCACGAAGGTCGACGGCGATCTGTCGGCTGGTGTCGGCACGGACGGCACGCTGACGGCAGTCGGTGGCCTGAAGGGTGAAGTGTTCGTCCTCGACCAGAGCGGCAAGCTGTCGTGGAAGGGCGTGGCACCGGGCGAAATCCTGTCGCCCCCGCTCGTCGGCAATGGCCTCGTCGTCGTGCGGACGGTGGACGGTCAGATCACCGCGTTCAACGCGCAAACGGGCGAGCAGAAGTGGAATTACCGTAACCGCGCTGTGCCGCTGAATCTGCGTGTGTCGGCGGGTATGACGTTCGCGGGCGACCAGGCCGTGCTCGCCGGTTTCCCGGGCGGCCAGTTCGCAGCGATCAACCTGCAGACGGGCGACGCCTACTGGACGACGCCTGTGTCGTATCCGAAAGGCGTGACGGAAGTCGAGCGTATCAACGACGTGACGGGTCCGCCCACGCTGGTCGGCGCCGAAACCTGTGCGGTCACGTTCCAGGGACAGCTCGGCTGCTTCGACGCAAACTCGGGCCGTGCGTTGTGGGAAAAGGCGTTCTCGAGCACGAGCGGCCTTGCACAGGACGATCGCACGGTGGTGGCGGGCGACGACTGGGCGATCGTGTCGGCGTTCGACGCCAATACGGGCAAGCAACTGTGGCGCAACGACCAGCTGAAGAGCCGCGACGTCAGCGTACCGATGCTGCTCGGTCACGCCGCCGTGGTCGGCGACTATCAGGGTTACGTGCATTTCCTGTCGCGCGACGACGGCACGTTCGTCGCCCGTGCGAAGACGGACGGCAGCGCGATCACGGCTGCGCCCGTGCTGGCGGGCGACACGCTGATCGTGCAGACGCACGACGGCGATCTGTACGGTTTCCGTCCGCGTTAA
- the der gene encoding ribosome biogenesis GTPase Der yields MKPVIALVGRPNVGKSTLFNRLTRSRDALVADLPGLTRDRHYGEGRVGGERPYLVVDTGGFEPVAKDGILYEMARQTRQAVEESDIIVFIVDGRNGLAPQDKSIADYLRKTGRPIFLVVNKAEGMKYSSVAADFYELGLGDPRAISAAHGDGVTEMINEALDAAYAGQPEESDEEKAQHGVKIAIVGRPNVGKSTLVNTLIGEDRVIAFDMPGTTRDSIYVDFERQGKKYTLIDTAGLRKRGKVFEAIEKFSVVKTLQSISDANVVILLLDARQDISEQDAHIAGFVVEQGRALVVGVNKWDGLDPHVRERTKVDLQRKLKFLEFAKFHFISAAEKTGIGPLMRSVDDAYKAAMTKLPTPKLTRALIEAVEFQQPRRRGPVRPKLRYAHQGGQNPPIIVIHGNALDAVTDTYKRYLENRFRETFSLTGTPLRIEFRSTTNPYADKG; encoded by the coding sequence ATGAAACCCGTTATTGCCCTCGTCGGGCGCCCCAATGTGGGGAAATCCACGCTGTTCAACCGGCTCACGCGTTCGCGCGATGCGCTGGTCGCCGATTTGCCCGGCCTCACACGCGACCGTCACTACGGTGAAGGCCGCGTCGGCGGCGAGCGTCCGTATCTCGTCGTCGACACGGGTGGTTTCGAACCCGTCGCGAAGGACGGCATTCTGTACGAGATGGCTCGCCAGACGCGCCAGGCCGTCGAAGAGTCGGACATCATCGTGTTCATCGTCGATGGACGCAATGGGCTCGCGCCGCAGGACAAGTCGATCGCCGACTATCTGCGCAAGACGGGCCGGCCGATTTTCCTCGTCGTCAACAAGGCCGAGGGGATGAAATACTCGTCGGTGGCCGCCGACTTCTACGAACTGGGCCTCGGCGACCCGCGCGCGATTTCGGCTGCGCACGGCGACGGCGTCACGGAAATGATCAACGAGGCCCTCGACGCCGCGTACGCCGGCCAACCGGAAGAGAGCGACGAAGAGAAGGCGCAGCATGGCGTCAAGATTGCCATCGTCGGGCGTCCGAACGTCGGCAAGTCGACGCTCGTCAATACGCTGATCGGCGAAGACCGCGTGATCGCGTTCGACATGCCCGGCACGACGCGCGACTCGATCTACGTCGACTTCGAACGGCAAGGCAAGAAGTACACGCTGATCGACACGGCAGGCCTGCGCAAACGCGGTAAGGTGTTCGAGGCGATCGAAAAATTCTCGGTCGTGAAGACGCTTCAGTCGATTTCCGACGCCAACGTTGTGATTCTTCTGCTCGACGCGCGCCAGGACATTTCGGAGCAGGACGCGCACATTGCGGGCTTCGTGGTCGAGCAGGGCCGGGCGCTCGTGGTTGGTGTGAACAAATGGGACGGGCTCGATCCGCATGTGCGTGAGCGCACCAAGGTGGATCTTCAGCGCAAGCTAAAATTCCTCGAGTTCGCTAAGTTCCACTTCATTTCTGCAGCAGAAAAGACGGGCATCGGCCCGCTGATGCGCTCCGTCGACGACGCCTACAAGGCTGCGATGACGAAGCTGCCGACGCCGAAGCTCACGCGCGCGCTGATCGAAGCCGTCGAGTTCCAGCAGCCGCGCCGTCGCGGTCCCGTGCGTCCAAAACTGCGCTACGCGCACCAAGGGGGACAAAATCCGCCGATCATCGTGATTCACGGCAACGCGCTCGACGCCGTCACCGACACGTACAAGCGCTACCTTGAAAACCGCTTCCGGGAAACTTTCTCGCTGACGGGCACTCCATTGCGGATAGAGTTTCGATCAACGACGAATCCGTACGCGGACAAGGGCTGA
- a CDS encoding tetratricopeptide repeat protein, giving the protein MSYHDEQESLESLKAWWAQWGNGVTWIVLVALVAAAGWNGWNYWQRHQAAEAAVLYDQVQQATAGTDKAAITRVATDMEDKFSGTAYAQMTALAAAKALYAAGDEPGAKAQLQWAVDHAKDDEFKQIAKLRLASLLLDEKAYDAGLALLNDPSDAFKGVVADRRGDLLAAQGKRDDARTAYKLALDSLPKNDASARQLIQFKLDALGG; this is encoded by the coding sequence ATGAGTTACCACGACGAACAGGAATCGCTTGAAAGCCTGAAGGCTTGGTGGGCGCAGTGGGGGAATGGCGTCACGTGGATCGTGCTGGTCGCGCTGGTTGCCGCAGCGGGCTGGAACGGCTGGAATTACTGGCAGCGCCATCAGGCAGCGGAAGCGGCCGTGCTGTATGACCAGGTTCAGCAAGCCACGGCGGGCACGGACAAGGCGGCCATCACGCGCGTCGCGACCGACATGGAAGACAAGTTCAGCGGCACGGCTTACGCGCAGATGACGGCGCTCGCTGCCGCGAAGGCGCTGTATGCGGCAGGCGACGAGCCGGGCGCGAAAGCGCAGTTGCAATGGGCCGTCGACCACGCCAAGGACGACGAATTCAAGCAGATTGCGAAGCTGCGTCTCGCGTCGCTGCTGCTCGATGAAAAAGCCTATGACGCCGGTCTCGCGCTGCTGAACGATCCTTCGGATGCGTTCAAGGGCGTGGTCGCGGATCGCCGTGGCGACCTGCTCGCCGCGCAAGGCAAGCGTGACGATGCACGCACTGCCTACAAGCTCGCGCTCGACTCGCTGCCGAAGAACGATGCCTCGGCCCGTCAACTGATCCAGTTCAAGCTCGACGCGCTGGGCGGCTGA